CCGCTATGTCAAAGTCCATCTGAGCCATCATGCGGATGTTTTCGAACCCACGGACGTCGACCACCTTTACGGCGCAGAACGCTTCTTGAAAATGCGCCGCAATCTCTGGACGCGCCTTCTTTATTTCCTGGAACTCAGCTTTGTCGGCGCCCACGTGCCGGGATGGGAAGAAGACCAGTACATGAACGAAACCCCGCGGGACGAATGGAACCTTGCGGATTACCGGATCGTCAAAGCCAAGGAAAAAAACAAAGCGGTCATTACCGCAGCGATTCAAGGGGTGCTTTTGTGCGCCTGTCTCCAGGTTTTGCCCTGGTTTGCCTGGGGATGGGCGCTCCCCATGCTCCTGGTGAAAAACTGGGCCCATTTCCTGGGTCAGTTCCAGCATTATGATCCCCGTTTCCTGCAGCCCGGCGCGCCGCGCTGGAAGCGGACCCTTTCTTTTGAGGTTCCCGGATGGTTCAATAATCTCATGGCCGGCGAAATCAAAGGCCATCACGTGCACCACCTTTTCCCGTCGCTTCCTTATTACAACATGGAAGAGGCCTGCAAGATCCTCGCGCAAGATCCGGAAGCCTCGCGGTTCCTGGTCATGGCCGGGAAAGATTTCTGGACGGGAGAAAGGAACGGATCATGGGACAGGAATACTGCGAATTCGGCAGCATGACGTTCGGCAAGTGGCTGCGCTGTTCGGCCTGCCTTCATACGAAAGCCGGGCTTCTGCTGGTGGCGGCGGGAAATCTTCTTCTCTGGAAGGGCATTCCGGGATTGCCGGATCCCGTGCTCTGGGGAAAAGGCCTGCTTGCCGCCGGCATCTTGCTTCTGGTTTATAGCCTGGCGAAAGACCTTCTGGTTATTGCTCGTCGGCGTAAGCGCGCTTGACCTCGGGAGGCAGCGTCTCTTCCGCCCGAACGTCCCCGGTGTCTTCTTCCCCGGCCT
The window above is part of the Verrucomicrobiia bacterium genome. Proteins encoded here:
- a CDS encoding fatty acid desaturase translates to MNTVESEQKNAVFSGGYGTASAALPLPVEASSEILAIQDFQRRHPGLFQKDDRKLFCHLGLVFGLMAALFAVIVLIPSLAARIPASLLLSLLYFSLINVTIHHHHTHRNAAQSPAAKKFLDLLYMAVLPNAARRRPRYVKVHLSHHADVFEPTDVDHLYGAERFLKMRRNLWTRLLYFLELSFVGAHVPGWEEDQYMNETPRDEWNLADYRIVKAKEKNKAVITAAIQGVLLCACLQVLPWFAWGWALPMLLVKNWAHFLGQFQHYDPRFLQPGAPRWKRTLSFEVPGWFNNLMAGEIKGHHVHHLFPSLPYYNMEEACKILAQDPEASRFLVMAGKDFWTGERNGSWDRNTANSAA